AAGGGTCACATTGTTACTGCTGGGGAGAGACAGGACTGGTGCTCAGGAGCCCCTGGGGGCAGTTCGCCAAGACCCCTAAAGTCAGAGACTCCAGGAAACATTCAGGCTGGAGTCCACAGCCACTCTGTTAACCGGAACATCTGCTTAACTGAAACCCTGGTAGAGGGGCAAGCCAGACAGGAGAATGCTCCATGGGACACTGGGTCCCGTAGGGGTTCAAGCACCTGTGGGGTAAATCGGTGGATCTGAAACCTGTCCTCCCACTGACTCCAGTGATCTCCCCCAGGCGCCATTCTCCACGGGGCCATCCTCACCATCATCCGACTCCTCATCGTTGGCCATGAGGGCCATACACTTCTCCCAGACAGCCTTGAAATCAGCGCGGTAGCGGTCACAAGCCCAGAGGAAGACGGGCAGCAGCAGGGCCTGGGTCACTGAGCACCACAGCACACACAGTGCCATCCAGGGCGCTGAGGCGTCTGCCTGTAGGCTGCTGAAGCTCACCACCTGTGGGCACACGGGTCGGCCTGGCACCTGGCAGGACCCCCATCACCCCGcttcccctcccagcctcagttctCCCATATGCAGGGCAGGTCTGACTGCCCACCTGccagagaaggaggcagaggaggtgaCAGAACTCTGGGCTCTTGGGCAGGAAAGGGCTGGAATGTGAAGGGAGAAGTCCATGCCCGCCCACTGACAGCTGCTCACTGCCAAGATGGACAGTCACCAGACTGCGTGTGCACCGGGAAGCGCTGGGTACAGCCTCCCTCATTTCATCCGTGACTACCCGAGGACAGGGAGCCAGGATTACCATCCCATTTTTGAGAGCCAGGtctccaatctcccagttcaggGCCTTTCTACCATCCTTCCTGCTCCCTGGCTCGTGATCTCCTTGGCCCTGCCTCTACTCTGGGGGTCGACCTCAGACCCAAGTGGGGAATCAAAGCAGTTTCTGAGGATCAGAGGGTCTAACTCGGTGGCTTTTGGGTCATGGCTCAGGGGCCCCTCATTCCTCTGCTCCCAGGGGAGTTCACTCCTCCACTTAGAGACACTGAACTGTTCCCCTTTCAGAGCTGAAGTGGGCATGAGGTAGACATACATTGGTTCTTCCAcgcaagctgtgtgaccttcagaaTGATGCTAAACCTCTCTGGTGCCCAGTTTCTTCATCGGTGAAGTGGGCTAAGAACATCTTGAGGCAAAGTTTCCAGACACTGAACCAGGCCTGCAGCATCATGTGGGTTCTGTAAACAGTACTCCCATCTATTCCCTGCTGGAGAGAAGCTGGGGGGCCCTCCCCCCACTGCTATTCCCATCTGGCTCTGCAATTTCACACATGTGCCTTCCCTCTCCCAGCAAAGGGCCCCACTGCACACAGGAGGTCTCCACCTAAGGGGTACAAGACCCGTTAAGGGTGGGGTTACACCCTGCCTATGAAGCTGCCCCCCCACCTGTCACCTGCTGAGGCTGGGGTCCTGCAGTGATGTCTTTAGGATGAAGCCTCTCTTGGGTCCTTGCCCCTCCACCAGTCCCTGTCCAGCTCTAGACCCTCCAGGGGCTGGGCTGGAACCTTATGGGTGGGAGGGCTCAGCTACTGAGTCCAGACATCATTCTTGGGCTAGGCCTGGGGCACAGCCTCATAGACAGGAGCCCAGGCAGCCTCCATGGGCCTTGGACCCTACCTGGCAGGGTCTTCAGACCAGCCTTCACCTTGACCTTCCTCAGCTGctggtgcgtgcatgctaagttgcttctgctactgctgctaagtcacttcagtcgtgtctgactctgtgcgaccccatagacggcagcccacaaggctcccctgtccctgggattctccagacaagaacactggagtgggttgccatttccttcttcaatgcatgaaagtgaaaagtgaaagtcgagtcactcagtcgtatcagactcttagcgactccatggactgcagcctatcacgcttctccgtccataggattttccaggcaaaagtactggagtggggtgccattgccttctccgtaagttgcttcagttgtgtccaactctttgtgaccccatggaccgtaacccgccaggctcctgtgtccatggggttctccaggcaagaatactggagcaggttgaaatgcccttctccaggggatctttccgatccagagatcaaacccatatctcttaggtctcccacactggcaggtggtgggttctttaacactagtgccaccagaAAGCTTGTTCGGCTGCTGGGATCAAGTCCAACTCTCCAGCACACATTCCAGGCCTGCCCTGGCCCCCAATTCAGGACCACACCCAATTCTGCTACACCACATCCCCCCTCTGTCCACCATGGGACCTGGGTCCAAGAGGAAGCCTGTGACCCCACCTTCCATAGCCTCTGTATCAAGTGGATCTCACCCAGATCAGGGGTGGAAAGTCTCCTACAGTGTGATGGAAAGACCCTGGTCTCTGCAGCCACCTGACATGGGCTCAGTTCCTACCATGGCTGCCCTGACTATATATtggtcacttgacctctctgaacttTGGTTTCCTAACTTATAAAGTAGGGGTGATGATGATGCCTCCTGAAAGGATCAGTGTGAGTAAGATTCAACCGCTAATGCCTGGAGCATACCCAGCCCTTGTCTGTCCCAGAGCCCATgtccccccaccaggctcctaccaCCTGCCAAGCTCACCCACCAGCACGGGGAAGCCCATGAGGCAGTCGTAGATGACCACGATGGTGGCCACCAGGCCAGTGATCTGCAGCGAGGTCCTGGCAGGCTCGGAGCCATCGATGGAGGAGCGGCGCTTGCCCTGCGCGTCCTCCACCACGATAGTGGGCACAGTGAAGGCGCGGCGGTCCGCCCGGCGCCCCACCTGCACCGCCAGTGTCTGGAAGAGGGCAATGGCCGTGCAGACCGCACCCATGGCCACACTGCCGCCCACCAGCAGCAGGAAACAGACGCCGAAGCCCAGGCCGATCTCAGCCACGATGAAGCGGCAGCCGTGGGTGTAGAAGCGCTCACTCGTGTCGTGCCAGCCGACGGCAGGCAGGGCCGACAGGATGAAGGACACCATCCAGATGCCCATGACTGTGTGGACCGCCTGCTTCTTGGCGTTGCTCAGCCTGGCACAGGGCAGGGACAAGACAGAGAGGGACCTGGTATCACTCACAGGGTCTCTCCCCAAGCCCTGAGGGTCCTCGACTGCCCTGGTCCCCAAGTACATTGTCACACGTCCCTTTCCTCAAGCACTTCTGCACTGGGTAcctgcacacccacacacacctacATGCACGCACCCCTGCAGCCCTCAGTGTGACACTGGTGCAGCACCCCGCACGGGGGCCGTGTGCCCACACTGAGGCCGCTGTGCGCTCAGGCACACGTCCCCGCCTAGGATGTTCGTGGGCACACAGGTACCCGCCCAAGAACTCACCGGTAGTTGACAGGCCAGCGGACCATCCACATGCGGTGGTAGGAGAGGGAGGTGACGGAGAAGCAGGTGGCCAGGGTGAGGGTGTAGAAGGTGGACACGAAGACCTTGCAGAGGCCCTCGTTCCACTCGTAGTCGGGGCGCTGGCGCCGCAGCTGCACCACGGCGTAGGTGGCGATGGGCACGGCCACGTTGAGCATGTGGGTAGCCGCCAGTGTGCACAGCAGGAACTCTAGGGGCTTCCACTTCTTCTGCTTGGCCCCCACGCTGAGGATGCCCCAGGCATTGGCCAGCAGCGAGAGGCCTCCGCACGCCAGCCAGcccactgcactgccaggcagCCGCCTCTCATCACTCATGGTGCAGACGGGAGCTGGCCGGCGGCTGGGACATCCTCCTCAAGCTGGGCCTCAGCTTAGCGCAGCAGTCCTCACATGTGGCAGCCCAGGGACACCAGGGACCACGAGCATCTGCGGGGGGCGGGCAGGaacaacacagggaactcagtgaCTCTCCCCTGGCTCCATCAGCAGAGCTCTTGGGGCTTCTGGGAGTGGGAGACAGAGGGGTCCCCTGATGCTCCGTTATTTGTCTGGTCCTGGCTTGGGCAGGGCTGCTttgccttcctctctcctctctgaagACTCCTGGctcctggggggggggggggtgtatACAGTGGTGCTCAATCAATGCACATCCCCTCACTTCCATCTATTCCTGGTCAAGGTGTGGCATCTAGGCTTGCTTCCAGGCTGCGTGCATCCTCAGGGAAGCTGCCAGGCCAGGCCCAGGTGGGCCCTGTGCCACAGGCGTACCTGGTGTTGTCCCAGGACCAGCCCTCTCACCTTCACACTTCCCAGATCCACACGCAGCCCACATGACGCTGCCCCAGCGCACGATGGGGGCCCTCAGCTTCATCCATCCTACTTCATTTGGCCAATGAGGACAGGCCTGGAGGATGAGGCCCCTGAATCTCTCTGTGAGGAAAGGGTGATCTAGGGACCAGTTTCCTGCCCACTCTGGGAAAGCATGGCCTGCTTTTCCTGGGTCAGCCCCCAGCAGGCCTTCCATGGCCGGGCATACCTGGAAGGCCCTGGCAGAAGCCTAGGCTGGGAGTCCCACCAAGCTCCAGCacactagctgtgtggcctcacAAAACCTCACTCATGTCCTCGGAAATGAGGATGACGATGCTTCCTCCAGGGGGCAGCTGGGTGGGTAGACGCCTCATCTCTAAAGCCCAGGGCAGGCCAGGTCACAAACACAGTGGGTGCTCCGGACACCTTGAGTAACATgggactatagctggccagggACCAGAACCTGGCCCCAAGGACAGCCTGTGGATAGGAACCAGGGACACAGGACCCAGGCAGGAGGCACGTGTTGGGGAGCTCCCCCATCCTGCCAGAGAGCGAGAGGGTGGTCCCCCCTTCCGGCCTGGCATCTCCCTGCACAGAACAGTGGCTGGTCCTCCGATATGAGGCCCCCCATAGTCGGCCACTCTGGCCACAGCCCGGAGcaggcagggtggggagaggcaCAGGGCTAACTAAGTGCAGGCCTCCTGTATACGCTGCCTACACTTGGGCCTTCTCACTCTCTAGCCTGTTTAATCTCAGTGGCTGCAATTCTCTTGTCCCCaacagggaagatcccctggagaagaggatggctacccactccaggactcttgactggagaatcccatggatagaggaacctggcgggctacagtccatagggtcgcagagagttggacatgactaacactttcaaaactTATGGGTACCACTGAACCAGACACAGCCATGTGATCTCCCAGGGACTGTTCCCAGCTTGGTGTGGACAGGCCATTGCAGGCCCCTGGTGCTCAGGACAGGGGAAACAGCACTTCCCGGCCCACTGCTGGGCACCCCTGCTTGTGCTGTACAGAGTGTGGCCTTGACCCCGGTGGACACCAAAGGACCTCTGAGTCCTGTGAGTCTCATTCATTTCTGTGCCCTTGCTACGGGCCTGCCTGGGCCCCTGACCCAGATGAGAGTCTATTCCGGACCACACTAGTGCCCACTAATGGCCTTGAGGGGGGCTGGGAGACTTCTGGAGCCAGACAACTTCCTTCCCAAACATTAGGCTTCTACTTACACACCTGCTGTCCCTTCCTCACCCTAGACCCAGCATGGGAGGAGAGGTGGCCCCACTGGACCCTCCAGCAGTTGTTCAGGTGTCCAGCAAGCCTCCTTGACCTCAGCATACAGAGGCCACCGGTGTGGGGTAAAGAGCTGTTAAAGACTCCAACTCCAGCTCCCCAGCCAGTTACATGACTTAGCTGGgtgtcagttttctcacctgtaagtGGACATGAGGGTATCTGTCTGGAGAAGTATGTGGGTAGCCAGGAAGTTATGCCACAGAAAGCGCTTAGAATGGAGCCAGGCACAcagaaagtgctcaataaatgcttgctgtGTAGATGTATATACTAAAGGCCTCCCTGCTCTCTGAGCTATGGCATCTCTTAAGGTCCAAGACATTGAGCTCAGAGGTGTACTTGAGCCTCAGACCTGCAGGCACACGCAAGGTAACCCCAACTGAAACCTGGGACCGTCCAGCTTTGGGGGTAATGAGGCCCCAGGGCTACCCTAATGGGTACCTTCATGGGGTCTGGCAGCCTACTCTGGGTCCAGAATGGGCAGAGTACGCATGCTGCTGTGGGTCAGAGGCTTATGTTATCAAACAGAAAACCGGGTTCACCATGTacctggtgggctggtgtctcTTTCTACTTGCATTGGCTTCTGTGGCTGTCAAACTGGGAGGCCTTTCCTCAGATGCCCAAGCAGGCTGTCTGACTCCTGGGACCCTGGGCCCAGCCCAGCTCATGCTGCCCACCTGCTGATTACTGGTGCAGAATGGTGGAGAAGATGCCATGGGCTGCCACTAGCACAACCCTTCATGGTGCCAGTTCTTCTGAGTCTAGCCTAACAGTGTCTCACTTCAGGGAAGGGTCCCAGGTGTGGGCAGGAGAATGTGCCCTACAGGGGACATTCATCCTTCAAACAGCGCCCTCCTCTCAATTCACACACCCAGTGATCTTGTCTGAAGGACTTCCATcagccctggtggtccagtggctaagactctgagtttcaAATGCAGGGATCCCCAATCCCtgcaggtcagggaactagatctgtaactaagacccagtacagccaaacaaacaaataaat
The sequence above is a segment of the Bos mutus isolate GX-2022 chromosome 16, NWIPB_WYAK_1.1, whole genome shotgun sequence genome. Coding sequences within it:
- the GPR153 gene encoding probable G-protein coupled receptor 153; amino-acid sequence: MSDERRLPGSAVGWLACGGLSLLANAWGILSVGAKQKKWKPLEFLLCTLAATHMLNVAVPIATYAVVQLRRQRPDYEWNEGLCKVFVSTFYTLTLATCFSVTSLSYHRMWMVRWPVNYRLSNAKKQAVHTVMGIWMVSFILSALPAVGWHDTSERFYTHGCRFIVAEIGLGFGVCFLLLVGGSVAMGAVCTAIALFQTLAVQVGRRADRRAFTVPTIVVEDAQGKRRSSIDGSEPARTSLQITGLVATIVVIYDCLMGFPVLVVSFSSLQADASAPWMALCVLWCSVTQALLLPVFLWACDRYRADFKAVWEKCMALMANDEESDDDTSLEGGVPPDLVLERSLDYNYGGDFVALDRMAKYELSALEEGGPPQFYPLRPLQEDKMQYLQVPPTRRFSHDDADVWAAVPLPTFLPHWGSGEDLAALVMPSRPDRRRGSLLAFAEDAPPFRPRRRSAESLLSLRPLALDDSPRRAPGSPPSSPRRHPGPGVRCASASLLPDAFALTAFEREPQALRRQPGPPGSFPACAPAPDRTQPGGDVAPPGGGAQRSPGPLPDAHTHSGTLRTGLSASWGEPDGLRAAGAGSTSSFLSSPSESSGYVTLHSDSLGSSS